Proteins encoded together in one Streptomyces sp. NA04227 window:
- a CDS encoding branched-chain amino acid ABC transporter substrate-binding protein: MLILTTVLTTGALTLTACGSRDDDGDKSGDGNATTLTIGVDAPLSGENSATGLGIQYGVKIAVDDANAKNLVPGVKFELDARDDKAQPATGQQNASALIGDKSVVGLVGPLNSGVAQSMQQTLNAANMVQISPSNTAPELTQGKNWQSGDKKRPYASYFRTATTDANQGGFAAAYAYNDLKKKKVFVVDDKQAYGAGLAKIFKQQFTKLGGKAVGTDHVNTGDKDFGALVTQIKNSKADLVYYGGQYDESQLITKQLKEAGAKIPLMGGDGMFSDTYIKTAGKASEGDLVTSVGVPADTLPSAQDFIKTYKAKGYKGDYGTYGGYSYDAATAIIKAVGAVKEANGGELPSGDDLRKKVLEAVGKTNFEGITGTISFDEYGDTTNKQLTVYQVTKGAWKAVKTDEYKGEAN; encoded by the coding sequence CTGCTGATCCTTACCACCGTGCTCACCACCGGAGCGCTCACCCTCACCGCCTGCGGTTCGCGCGACGACGACGGCGACAAGTCCGGCGACGGCAACGCCACCACGCTCACCATCGGCGTCGACGCCCCCCTGTCCGGTGAGAACTCCGCAACCGGCCTCGGCATCCAGTACGGCGTCAAGATCGCCGTCGACGACGCCAACGCCAAGAACCTCGTCCCCGGCGTCAAGTTCGAGCTCGACGCCCGCGACGACAAGGCCCAGCCCGCCACCGGCCAGCAGAACGCCTCCGCCCTCATCGGCGACAAGAGCGTCGTCGGCCTCGTCGGCCCGCTCAACTCCGGCGTCGCGCAGTCCATGCAGCAGACGCTCAACGCCGCCAACATGGTGCAGATCTCGCCCTCCAACACGGCCCCCGAGCTCACCCAGGGCAAGAACTGGCAGTCCGGCGACAAGAAGCGCCCCTACGCCTCGTACTTCCGCACCGCCACCACCGACGCCAACCAGGGTGGCTTCGCCGCGGCCTACGCGTACAACGACCTGAAGAAGAAGAAGGTCTTCGTCGTCGACGACAAGCAGGCCTACGGCGCCGGCCTCGCGAAGATCTTCAAGCAGCAGTTCACCAAGCTCGGCGGCAAGGCGGTCGGCACCGACCACGTCAACACCGGCGACAAGGACTTCGGCGCCCTCGTCACCCAGATCAAGAACTCCAAGGCCGACCTGGTCTACTACGGCGGCCAGTACGACGAGTCGCAGCTGATCACCAAGCAGCTCAAGGAAGCCGGCGCCAAGATCCCGCTCATGGGCGGCGACGGCATGTTCAGCGACACCTACATCAAGACCGCCGGCAAGGCCTCCGAAGGCGACCTCGTCACCTCCGTCGGCGTCCCCGCCGACACCCTGCCCAGCGCCCAGGACTTCATCAAGACCTACAAGGCCAAGGGCTACAAGGGCGACTACGGCACCTACGGCGGCTACTCCTACGACGCCGCCACCGCCATCATCAAGGCCGTCGGCGCCGTCAAGGAAGCCAACGGCGGCGAACTGCCCAGCGGCGACGACCTGCGCAAGAAGGTCCTCGAAGCCGTCGGCAAGACCAACTTCGAAGGCATCACCGGCACCATCTCCTTCGACGAGTACGGCGACACCACCA
- a CDS encoding PaaI family thioesterase, with the protein MGEQNRVKFPQEVIDEYASHGIDLPALFSAGALGIRMGIEIREASAERVVGTMPVEGNTQPYGLLHGGASAVLAETLGSIAAMMHGGIHKIAVGVDLNCTHHRGLRSGLVTGVATPLHRGRSTATYDIAISDEEGRRVCSARLTCLLRDGGVAPEKA; encoded by the coding sequence GAGCAGAACCGAGTGAAGTTCCCGCAAGAGGTCATCGACGAGTACGCCTCGCACGGCATCGACCTGCCCGCCCTGTTCTCGGCGGGCGCTCTCGGCATCCGGATGGGCATCGAGATCCGGGAGGCCTCCGCCGAGCGCGTGGTGGGCACCATGCCGGTCGAGGGCAACACCCAGCCTTACGGGCTGCTGCACGGCGGCGCCTCGGCCGTGCTCGCGGAAACCCTCGGCTCCATCGCCGCGATGATGCACGGCGGCATCCACAAGATCGCGGTCGGCGTCGACCTCAACTGCACCCACCACCGCGGCCTGCGCAGCGGGCTTGTCACCGGGGTCGCCACGCCGCTGCACCGCGGGCGCTCGACCGCCACGTACGACATCGCGATCAGCGACGAGGAGGGCCGGCGGGTGTGCAGCGCGCGGCTGACCTGTCTGCTGCGTGACGGCGGCGTGGCACCGGAAAAGGCCTGA